Proteins found in one Acidobacteriota bacterium genomic segment:
- a CDS encoding PQQ-binding-like beta-propeller repeat protein — translation MWQLGAGGLKSSGDADGRPTEPNQTGGDVDRRLFALDDTTGAVVWKTILSGPVSGHAISYAVGGRQYIAVPAGGDTASPEKRVLSLHPEIKPPQGQNAIFVFALPAAGPAGRRWTASGPWVWLLTGVAAGVLLGASARRRSRSADRDNLDRRASPPA, via the coding sequence GTGTGGCAGCTCGGCGCCGGAGGTCTGAAGAGCAGCGGCGACGCCGACGGCCGCCCGACGGAGCCCAACCAGACTGGCGGCGACGTCGACCGGCGCTTGTTCGCCCTCGACGACACGACGGGGGCCGTCGTGTGGAAGACGATTCTGAGCGGGCCCGTGTCGGGCCACGCCATCAGCTACGCCGTCGGCGGCCGGCAGTACATCGCCGTGCCGGCCGGCGGCGACACGGCCTCGCCCGAGAAGCGCGTCCTGTCGCTGCACCCCGAGATCAAGCCCCCGCAGGGGCAGAACGCGATCTTCGTGTTCGCGCTGCCGGCCGCCGGCCCGGCCGGGCGCCGGTGGACGGCGTCCGGGCCGTGGGTGTGGCTGCTGACGGGAGTCGCCGCCGGCGTACTGCTCGGGGCCTCAGCACGCCGGAGAAGCCGGTCCGCGGATCGCGACAACCTGGACCGGCGCGCATCGCCGCCGGCGTGA
- a CDS encoding DUF885 family protein, whose amino-acid sequence MTRGTIWPLLAVLAMAGAGCSGTPGEPAQARVREAPLDPAFEALVDKYLRDVRGVGGNLPADMSAESFASRLAAQKSLLADLEQLDRSKLNFDQQIDYQFLGGILRANIREQQEVPRWRQDPRRYVETNPITFKLQADPRHPEERGRALVTDMQTLQARLAKAKINLTEYIPNWLPYANARIDGTILHFQNAVPKFAARLSPALREQLQGETDKAIAGLRDFRIFVNEQWRNRPVGDFRIGADLFNYLQEHRHMFDGDDLDLRTIARGAEGFTRVPRYFDWGWKQYTITEKMLEARAQQIAPGRTWLQIIKDMKRVHPAAEQLVHEGLKVARWTREWTIKNDLVSIPWDDDDQVMVASDPSLSASQWWGFGPGFLPAAHQSKKMAWPIIPIHPDWSDEVAEENLTEKDWSFTYAIGPHEAYPGHHLMRLYQNRNPRKLRVYENSYSDQGWCYYVEWELTPDP is encoded by the coding sequence ATGACGCGTGGAACGATCTGGCCGCTGCTGGCCGTGCTCGCCATGGCCGGCGCAGGGTGCAGTGGAACCCCGGGAGAGCCGGCACAGGCGCGGGTGCGCGAGGCGCCGCTGGACCCGGCGTTCGAGGCGCTCGTCGACAAGTACCTGCGCGACGTCCGCGGCGTGGGAGGGAACCTGCCGGCGGACATGAGCGCGGAGTCGTTCGCCTCCCGCCTGGCGGCGCAGAAGTCGCTGCTCGCCGACCTGGAGCAGCTCGACCGCTCGAAGCTCAACTTCGACCAGCAGATCGACTACCAGTTCCTCGGCGGCATCCTGAGGGCGAACATCCGCGAGCAGCAGGAGGTCCCGCGCTGGCGGCAGGATCCGCGGCGCTACGTCGAGACGAACCCGATCACGTTCAAGCTGCAGGCGGATCCGCGGCACCCCGAGGAGCGAGGCCGCGCGCTCGTGACCGACATGCAGACGCTGCAGGCGCGCCTCGCCAAGGCGAAGATCAACCTGACCGAGTACATCCCGAACTGGCTCCCCTACGCGAACGCGCGCATCGACGGAACGATCCTGCACTTCCAGAACGCCGTTCCCAAGTTCGCGGCGCGGCTGAGCCCCGCCCTGCGGGAGCAGCTGCAGGGGGAGACCGACAAGGCGATCGCCGGGCTCCGCGATTTCAGGATCTTCGTGAACGAACAGTGGCGGAACCGGCCGGTGGGCGACTTCAGAATCGGGGCCGACCTGTTCAACTACCTGCAGGAGCACCGCCACATGTTCGACGGCGACGACCTCGATCTGCGGACGATCGCCCGCGGGGCCGAGGGCTTCACGCGCGTGCCGCGGTACTTCGACTGGGGCTGGAAGCAGTACACGATCACCGAGAAGATGCTCGAGGCGCGCGCCCAGCAGATCGCGCCCGGCAGGACCTGGCTGCAGATCATCAAGGACATGAAGCGCGTGCACCCCGCCGCGGAGCAGCTCGTCCACGAGGGACTGAAGGTCGCGCGGTGGACTCGGGAATGGACGATCAAGAACGATCTCGTCAGCATCCCCTGGGACGATGACGATCAGGTCATGGTGGCGTCGGACCCGAGCCTCTCGGCGTCCCAGTGGTGGGGCTTCGGCCCCGGGTTCCTGCCGGCCGCGCACCAGTCGAAGAAGATGGCGTGGCCCATCATCCCGATTCATCCCGACTGGTCCGACGAGGTCGCCGAGGAGAACCTCACGGAGAAGGACTGGAGCTTCACCTACGCGATCGGCCCGCACGAGGCGTACCCCGGCCATCATCTGATGCGGCTCTACCAGAACCGCAACCCCCGCAAGCTCCGCGTGTACGAGAACAGCTACTCCGATCAGGGCTGGTGCTACTACGTCGAGTGGGAGCTGACGCCCGATCCG